One window from the genome of Candidatus Methylomirabilota bacterium encodes:
- the argH gene encoding argininosuccinate lyase, with amino-acid sequence MGKRKKPWGGRFAGPTERKVEEYTASLPFEWRLYPYDIQGSIAYAQALVKAGVLTEVEGGRITRGLEEIHKKLDEGQIDLDPVHEDIHMYIEHRLIEKVGELGGKLHTGRSRNEQVALDLRLYLKTEIGQIVGEIRELQEALLDQAETHLDVVMPGYTHLQRAQPVLWAHHLMAYVEMLGRDVARFKDCLTRVTIMPLGSGALAGTAYPIDRAELAQDLGFSEVARNSIDAVSDRDFALEFLAGASITMMHLSRLSDEIILWATAEFGFVDLPEAYTTGSSLMPQKKNPDVAELARGKTGRIFGDLIALLTTTKGLPLSYNRDLQEDKEPVFDAVDTLRGTLQVLAPMVQGLRVDAERMRRATEEGFLNATDAADYLVSKGLPFRQAHEVVGKIVRYCLDHHKQLDQLSLEELLRYSSLFDEGFYHYIALEPSLRRRGNVGGTAPERVREAILMARDELKKGKG; translated from the coding sequence ATGGGAAAGAGGAAGAAGCCGTGGGGTGGGAGGTTCGCCGGACCAACCGAGCGAAAGGTTGAGGAGTATACCGCCTCGCTCCCCTTTGAATGGCGTCTCTACCCGTACGATATTCAGGGCTCTATCGCCTATGCCCAAGCCTTGGTGAAGGCTGGCGTCCTCACGGAAGTTGAGGGGGGGCGCATTACTCGAGGGCTGGAAGAGATCCACAAGAAATTGGACGAGGGGCAGATAGATCTCGATCCGGTGCACGAAGACATTCACATGTATATTGAGCATCGGCTGATTGAGAAGGTCGGCGAGCTGGGTGGCAAACTCCACACCGGCCGCAGCCGAAACGAGCAGGTTGCGTTGGACCTCCGCCTGTATCTGAAGACGGAGATAGGCCAGATCGTGGGGGAGATCCGTGAGCTTCAGGAAGCCCTTTTGGATCAGGCAGAGACGCACCTCGACGTGGTCATGCCGGGCTATACCCACCTGCAGCGGGCCCAGCCGGTGCTCTGGGCCCATCACCTCATGGCGTATGTGGAGATGCTCGGCCGCGATGTGGCGAGATTCAAAGATTGTCTCACGCGGGTCACCATTATGCCTCTGGGATCTGGGGCGTTGGCTGGGACCGCTTACCCCATTGACCGGGCTGAGCTCGCCCAGGACCTGGGCTTTTCCGAGGTGGCCCGAAACAGCATCGATGCCGTTTCGGACCGGGATTTCGCTCTAGAGTTTCTGGCGGGGGCGAGCATCACCATGATGCATCTTTCCCGCCTCAGCGATGAGATAATCCTCTGGGCGACCGCGGAGTTTGGCTTCGTTGATCTCCCCGAGGCGTATACCACCGGCTCGAGTCTCATGCCCCAAAAAAAGAACCCCGACGTGGCCGAACTCGCCCGCGGCAAGACGGGTCGGATCTTCGGCGATCTCATCGCGCTTCTCACCACCACGAAGGGGCTTCCATTGAGTTATAACAGAGACCTTCAGGAGGATAAGGAGCCGGTCTTCGATGCGGTAGACACACTCCGAGGGACCCTACAGGTCCTGGCCCCGATGGTTCAGGGCCTTCGGGTGGATGCCGAACGGATGCGCCGAGCAACGGAGGAAGGGTTTTTGAATGCCACCGATGCTGCGGATTATCTGGTCAGCAAAGGCCTTCCCTTTCGTCAGGCCCATGAGGTCGTGGGGAAAATCGTGCGGTACTGCCTGGACCATCATAAGCAGCTCGATCAGCTCTCCCTGGAGGAACTTTTGCGGTATTCCTCCCTCTTTGACGAGGGGTTCTACCATTATATCGCACTGGAGCCATCTCTCCGTCGGCGGGGCAATGTGGGCGGGACGGCTCCTGAACGGGTCCGAGAGGCGATCCTTATGGCGAGGGACGAACTCAAAAAAGGAAAGGGATGA
- the argF gene encoding ornithine carbamoyltransferase yields MKRDLVSIRDFTREEIEALFSLATDLKRRLKRGKSHPRLSGKTLALIFEKPSLRTRVSFEVAMAHLGGYAIYLAPQDIRLGARETVEDGARNLSRWVDGIVARTFEHAQVERLAQYTTVPVINGLTDLLHPCQVLCDLFTLHEKREKLKGLRVAFIGDGNNVCNSWLYGAAKMGIHFTVACPKGYEPHRDVFTKARAESEATYAVLEITHDAARAAREADVLYTDVWASMGHEEQRAKRMRDFQGFQVNQSLVNLAQKDVQVMHCLPAHRGEEITDEVMDGLHSIILDQAENRLHLQKAILVKLLGDES; encoded by the coding sequence CGGCGGCTCAAGCGAGGAAAGTCCCATCCCCGCTTGTCCGGCAAGACCTTGGCCTTGATCTTCGAAAAGCCTTCGCTCAGAACCCGGGTGAGCTTCGAGGTGGCCATGGCCCACCTGGGGGGGTATGCGATCTACTTAGCTCCGCAGGACATCCGGTTGGGGGCGCGAGAGACTGTAGAGGACGGGGCCCGAAATCTCTCACGTTGGGTGGATGGGATCGTCGCCCGTACCTTCGAGCACGCGCAGGTGGAGCGGCTTGCCCAGTACACGACGGTCCCCGTGATCAACGGCCTGACCGATCTGCTACATCCCTGCCAGGTCCTGTGTGACCTCTTCACCTTGCACGAGAAGAGAGAGAAACTCAAAGGGCTCCGGGTCGCCTTCATTGGGGATGGCAATAACGTCTGTAATTCGTGGCTGTACGGGGCGGCGAAGATGGGGATCCATTTCACCGTGGCCTGCCCAAAGGGGTACGAACCCCACCGCGATGTGTTCACCAAGGCGCGGGCGGAGTCAGAGGCGACTTACGCCGTGCTGGAGATAACCCATGATGCAGCCCGCGCGGCTCGTGAGGCGGATGTGCTTTACACCGATGTGTGGGCCAGCATGGGCCACGAGGAGCAGCGAGCCAAGCGGATGCGTGATTTTCAGGGCTTCCAGGTAAATCAGAGCCTTGTAAACTTGGCGCAGAAGGATGTGCAGGTGATGCACTGCTTGCCGGCCCATCGGGGGGAAGAGATCACCGATGAGGTGATGGATGGGCTACACTCCATCATCCTAGACCAGGCGGAAAACCGGCTTCATCTGCAGAAGGCAATCCTGGTCAAGCTCTTGGGAGACGAATCGTGA
- a CDS encoding argininosuccinate synthase, with translation MAAKIKKVVLAYSGGLDTSVILHWLIETYGCEVIAYCADLGQGEELDDVKEKALKTGATRVYIEDRKEEFVRDFVFPCLRANAVYEGGYLLGTSMARPLIAKGQIEIARREKANAVAHGATGKGNDQVRFELTYLAFDPHITIIAPWREWNLQSRSDLIAYAKKHGIAIPVTPEKPYSSDRNLFHISFEGGVLEDPWREPPEGMFTLTISPEKAADRPTYVEVEFTEGLPVAVNGRKLSPAKLLTTLNEMGGKNGIGRVDIVENRYVGMKSRGVYETPGGTILHIAHRAVESITMDREVMHFRDGLIPRFAELVYYGYWYSPEMEVLQRTIIETQKPVTGTARLKLYKGNCTVVGRKSPAPLYDSAMATFEEDQVYRQKDAEGFIRLNALRLRLQAMQRRRGKK, from the coding sequence GTGGCGGCAAAGATCAAGAAAGTTGTGTTGGCGTACAGTGGTGGGCTTGATACGTCGGTGATCCTGCACTGGCTCATCGAGACCTACGGGTGTGAGGTCATTGCCTATTGCGCCGATCTGGGCCAGGGGGAGGAGCTCGATGACGTAAAGGAGAAAGCGCTGAAGACGGGGGCCACCCGGGTCTACATCGAAGATCGTAAAGAAGAGTTTGTCCGGGATTTTGTCTTTCCCTGCCTCAGGGCCAATGCCGTGTATGAAGGGGGATACCTGCTCGGCACCTCTATGGCACGGCCCCTGATCGCCAAAGGGCAGATAGAGATCGCCCGACGGGAGAAGGCCAATGCGGTCGCCCACGGGGCCACCGGGAAAGGAAATGACCAGGTACGCTTCGAACTGACCTACCTGGCCTTCGATCCGCACATCACCATTATTGCCCCATGGCGGGAGTGGAATCTGCAGTCCCGCTCCGACCTGATTGCCTATGCCAAAAAACATGGCATTGCAATCCCTGTTACCCCAGAGAAGCCTTACTCGAGTGATCGGAATCTCTTTCACATCAGCTTCGAGGGGGGTGTGCTCGAGGATCCGTGGCGAGAGCCGCCCGAAGGGATGTTCACCCTGACCATTTCCCCTGAAAAGGCCGCTGACCGGCCGACCTATGTTGAGGTCGAGTTCACAGAGGGTCTTCCGGTGGCAGTGAACGGTCGGAAACTCTCGCCGGCAAAGTTGCTCACCACGCTGAACGAGATGGGCGGCAAGAACGGTATCGGCCGGGTTGATATCGTTGAGAACCGATACGTGGGGATGAAGTCCCGAGGGGTCTATGAAACACCAGGCGGGACGATCCTGCACATCGCCCATCGGGCGGTAGAGTCGATCACGATGGATCGGGAGGTCATGCACTTCCGGGATGGGCTGATCCCTCGCTTCGCCGAGCTGGTCTACTACGGGTACTGGTATTCACCCGAGATGGAAGTCCTACAACGGACGATAATCGAAACCCAGAAGCCCGTCACCGGGACCGCTCGGCTCAAGCTCTACAAAGGCAATTGCACCGTAGTGGGGAGAAAGTCTCCAGCCCCCCTCTACGATTCTGCGATGGCCACATTCGAGGAGGATCAGGTCTACCGGCAGAAGGACGCCGAGGGGTTCATCCGATTGAACGCCTTGAGGTTGCGTTTGCAAGCCATGCAGCGGCGACGAGGGAAAAAGTAG